One Aegilops tauschii subsp. strangulata cultivar AL8/78 chromosome 7, Aet v6.0, whole genome shotgun sequence genomic window carries:
- the LOC109736898 gene encoding uncharacterized protein — protein sequence MDAVESSSPYSPLSLRHKLRTTFCGCFGSPSSPGSGAGAERPHSSVGRVRWRRRKAATGDLYDPLSYALNFDEGGSGSGSDDGNRDAEDAAFRYRNFNSRLPPSLTPAARRLATSD from the coding sequence ATGGACGCGGTGGAGTCCTCGTCGCCCTACTCGCCGCTCTCGCTACGCCACAAGCTGCGGACCACCTTCTGCGGCTGCTTCGGCTCGCCGTCGTCGCCGGGCAGCGGCGCCGGCGCGGAGAGGCCGCACAGCAGCGTTGGCAGGGTCAGGTGGAGGCGACGCAAGGCCGCCACGGGGGACTTGTACGACCCGCTCAGCTACGCGCTCAACTTCGATGagggcggcagcggcagcggcagcgaCGACGGCAACCGGGACGCGGAGGACGCCGCCTTCCGGTACCGGAACTTCAACTCGCGCCTGCCGCCCTCGCTGACACCGGCCGCCAGACGTCTCGCTACGAGTGattga
- the LOC109736897 gene encoding uncharacterized methyltransferase At2g41040, chloroplastic-like, with protein sequence MELAVRAAAASCSSSPSLHPPRVPCRLGCSPALPLPARRVAVAAAAIALDPFQEIKTEHDASKTEVFACPVCYEPLIRKGPPGMNLPAIYRSGFKCLKCNRSFTSKDVFLDLTVTSGMKEYSELKPARTELFRSPLVPFLYERGWRQNFNRSGFPGRDEEFQMAQDYIQPVAGGILVDVSGGSGLFSRKFASSGAYSSVIALDFSENMLRQCYDYIKQEETPMNTNLALVRADISRLPFASCSIDAIHAGAAIHCWPSPSNAIAEISRVLKPGGVFVATTFLSTPTNSGPFSIDALRPLRQIVGPVNSSYNFFTEGELEDLCRSCGLVNYSSKVQRSFIMFSGQKP encoded by the exons ATGGAGCTCGCAGTGAGAGCCGcggcggcttcctgctcctcctcccCGTCGCTCCATCCCCCGCGCGTCCCCTGCCGCCTTGGCTGCAGCCCAGCCCTGCCGCTGCCGGCTCGCCGGGTGGCCGTCGCCGCGGCGGCCATCGCCCTCGACCCG TTCCAGGAGATCAAAACCGAGCATGATGCTTCAAAAACTGAGGTCTTTGCGTGCCCTGTTTGCTATGAACCGCTGATAAGGAAAGGGCCGCCAGGCATGAACCT GCCGGCGATATATAGGTCCGGATTCAAGTGTTTAAAATGCAACAGGTCATTCACCAGCAAAGATGTCTTCTTGGATCTCACTGTCACCTCAGGAATGAAAGAATACAGTGAACTGAAACCTGCTAGAACCGAGCTGTTCAGGAGCCCACTCGTCCCCTTTCTTTACGAGAGGGGGTGGCGTCAAAACTTCAATCGCAGTGGCTTTCCTGGCCGCGATGAAGAG TTCCAAATGGCGCAAGACTATATCCAACCAGTCGCTGGTGGTATACTCGTTGATGTCAGCGGCGGCAGTGGCTTGTTTTCAAGGAAGTTTGCAAGCTCTGGGGCATACTCATCTGTGATTGCTTTGGACTTTTCTGAGAATATGCTCCGCCAATGCTATGACTACATCAAACAAGAAGAAACCCCTATGAACAC GAACCTTGCACTTGTAAGGGCTGATATTTCGAGGCTCCCATTTGCTTCATGTTCAATTGATGCCATCCATGCTGGAGCCGCTATCCACTGTTGGCCATCCCCTTCAAATGCG ATAGCTGAAATCAGCCGTGTGCTGAAGCCCGGCGGGGTATTTGTAGCGACAACCTTCTTATCCACCCCCACGAACAGCGGCCCGTTCTCTATCGACGCACTAAGGCCACTGAGACAG ATTGTTGGGCCAGTGAACAGCAGCTACAACTTCTTCACCGAAGGGGAGCTGGAAGACCTGTGCAGATCCTGTGGTCTGGTCAACTACAGCAGCAAGGTTCAGAGGTCATTCATCATGTTCTCCGGGCAAAAGCCATAG